ttccTTATAGCTTGCTACTACTATGTCTCAGCTGCCAACGTATAACAGACGAatccctggctgtgaccccactctctgagggtgtctcagaggGAGTGGGATAttcaaaacattaaaaaaatcCATTTCACACCACACACTTGTACAGGTTACACACTTAAACATATttgaaacaggacaaatataagaaTACCCTATTTGACATTATTGTTGATGTATTTAATGATTTTGTGTTTCTATTATTTTCCAGACTGGTCTGAGAGGGAAACTGCAGACCTTTCCTGGGAAAATGGTAAACACTGCCATCTGTGATGAAGAAACTGGAATGCAAGACAAGGAAGGTACAGAGGAGTCCATTCTGGCCATGCTTGGGATCATCGGCACCATTCTCAACCTGGTAGTCATCATCTTTGTCTACATCTACACCACGCTGTGACTGTGATAAAAATACATTCCTATCGTTTGCATtgaacagcacagcacagcagaccTACCGGCTGCAGCCATGTTATTTGGCTGGGAGTTGGATCTGTGCCGAGGCGGTGCCGTGTTGTCGATCGACATTCCCAACGTTCAAAGGCATCTAAGACTGTGTGATTACCGCGCCGCTTGTAACCTATGGCAGCGTCACCGAGCGGTGTTGAGACTATGTCTATGGGAGACTGGACCATTCCTATGGAGCCTTTGTCCCGGGCCGTCAGTATCATCCCGAGTCTCTGATACTACTTTGACCTTTTAACCAGTAAATATGCATGAGGCTAGCGCGAGCCACCTGGTAAGTCAGCTCTCGAGATCCAGCTTTCTTACACAGGTGCCAAGACAAGGAGAAAGTCTTAAAAAAGGCCTGATAAACATTTTGATATTAAAAAGGGAAAAGCATGATAATCATACCCTCAGAATGGACAGATTACATTGAAACTGTAGACTGGAGAAGTCATGTACATTATGATCAAATTGATAGTTGATAGATAGATGATAACTCTATTTACACGAGCACTATCATATTGTTAAAAATCATGTTTACAGAATGTGTTTAGTGGGTAGGTGGTAGCAATGTGTAAGTCAACCTAAGTTTATGATGGTTCTATACTATTTATTGTTGTGTTCTGATTTCTATTTTCAGGTAAATATATTTTGGACCCTGTTACTTTGCATCATTATTTTATTGTACGTACAGTGATAGAAAACAGTGCTTTTTGGCACTAGCAAAATGGCAAATCTAAGACTTCTTGTTAGTGTTGCTGAGAGAAATATTTTTCAGGAGTATCAAGAATCCAAGTAACTTTAAGTTGTGTTTCGTTTTGTTTTCTGGAGGTGGGTATTTGGTGAAGTAGGGGGTAGCATCAAATATGATCACAAATGTGTGACCTGCATGCGTCGTGATATAGTATTAAAAAGCGCATTTAAAATGGTAATATGGGAGAAAATATTATTGTTCTAAACTTGATCTAAATGTATATAGCATTTACTGAGCTTTAGAGCTTTGAATTAGATCCCTTTTTGTGTTGCCCTCTCCTCCAGGACTGTGCCAAGTAAGTCATCTAACGTAAACTTCTGCATATTAACTGCAATGCCTTGAGATGAGATGTATAGGGAATTTAAAAGCACAATTTGGAAATGACTATTCACAGTAAGTACGAATGTATGGGAAAATGTGTGTAAACATGTATACGCTGAAGCCTACAACCTCTTATGATTTCCAAAAAAGTGCCTGAGTTCAAGTTCAGTATCTCAATCCCATCGTTCAGATCTCAAAGCAGAAGAAGATAATATGCAAGGGGATTCAGTGGCAAGACAAAAACCACACAGAACAGAATCTGCAAAAGTGCTTGGCTAATTAACCTGGATCTAATGGCTATCTAAAACATCTCCAGAACACTGGTAACTAATTACAGATGATCCTAGCTCGTTGTATTATGATATCCTCCAACTTTGTCTACTCTTGATTTCCCTGTAAGGAGCCATTCGAAAAGGTTCGGAATTACTCCCAAAAGTGACTGGTTCCTGTTCCTATTCCTCCAGACATAGCAGATATTTGGAGGAGGTGCAGTAGTGTAATAAGTACATGGACAGTGTTGAGAATGTATTTCAGATTTGTAATTGAATTGAAAAGTCCTTGCCTTTCTGTTTCTATTTATATTCTTGTGTAATTTAAATGCCTAGTGAAACCATATCTTATTAAATGCAGTTTCATAGCATTGCATGGGTCTCAGTAACCATGAGCATCGTTTTATTAACCTTTGACCTGATATTATAAAATCCCAGATTTAAGCTTTTATCAGATAATTCTATTTTTATGTAGTTGTATGCTTATCTTTGAATTCTCAGAGCCAGTTTTgactcctggactaaaaagctcaATGACAAATGTAGTGCTTCTTAGTCCAGGATTAGTcttaatctgggtctgggaaactggcccacaAAGCCTATTATGCATAGTTTGATGGGTAATACTGGAAGTAAAAAGAAAAATACTTCAATCTTATCTTCCTATTATTTTTTTTCCATGTCTAAGATAGTTTTTAAGCTTGCTGTTTTGttaaaaataattaaataaaacCTATTCAAAAATATATTATGAAATTACACACAGTGTTGCCTTAAATGTCTTCAGCCAGACTTATATTTAGTAACTCTCATAAGTCGTATGAGTTTCCGACATTGTTCGAAGTTGAGAGATTTAGTGATGGGAAATTTGGGAAATAATTTACAGTGGAATATGAAAAGGCACTCACAATCACTCTCAACCGAGAGCTTTGGAGAAATAACTTGTTTTACactgacagtcagacagagataAATACACTGCTTTCAAGTGAGGGAGAAACATTTCATTTAGAGTTAACAGTGTTTCTTCTCCGTCAAATTCCAAATCAAACTGAAAGACAGAAAACGAGAAATGAACACAAAGCGCGGCGGACAACTAAATCATCCTGAACAAGTTTATTTTTATTCCGTCTCCTCGTTGTTTGAACGACCATAGATGTGTTGAAATCATTTCACTGGAATCCACTGGAATTCCAAACAGACGGGGAAAAAAAGACTGCTTAAATCCACATTTCTTATATATATTGGATTAAGCAACGAACCAAgtaaacagtgttgtttgaagaTGCACAGCTGCTTAAATTCAACCAAGCCCAGGAGCCTGCTTTAAGCTATTGTTTCACCTGGATACAGCAGCCAACACACCCTCAGATTATTTCCCTTTGAAGCCAAGAGATGCTTACTGAAGAATGGGTGGAAGACTGCAATGTACAAGAGAGAAATGATTCAATCAAGGTCATTGTCCATGAAAGCATACAGGCTCTATATAAAGGATGCACAGATTTGTTTTTTGTTATGCTATAATCTGGATGTTCAAATGTTAGGTTGGATAACATATTCAACAAACAAACATGCAAACAAACATACCAACAACAAGATACTGTCTGCAgtgtagggctgggaattgccagggaacTCACTACACAATATTATCACCCTACTTAGAGCCGATAAGATACAGCGTGCATTGCCATTCtcaccatgtacagtatatgtattgcgattcgatactgtgaCTTTTTTgtgattcgatgttccaaacatgtTGTTCACCATATGTCTTGCtgtagagggacaagagagagccatgagaaagcgagttttgatcagtcatggaaataaaagtgctgaaaacaaaattggttccctatttaaaaagaagtTGGAGAACAAGCTATATAAGAAAATGCAGGTACAGTCAATTTGCACAAAACTAATATTCCGatgtacagcagctacagtatatTTATTAATGCATTCTATTACCACCTCTTATTCACTAGAGGTTCAACCCAAACTTTAGAGCTGCTTTACAAAATGAATTATTCCAATTACAGTGAGCTGGGGTCAACTATTTTGAGTTATTCTCTGCCAAATTGTAAACACTACATAACAATGCAGGCATATAAAAATTCAGTATCCATACTTCAACAAGACATATCAGACTGAGACAGCTTCAGCATATACTCTGTCTCTCAAATGATTATTCTCAACAAGAAATAGGGTCAAATGTGTCATCTGCCCAAGGCACGGCCCCAATCAACCTCAATAAAAAACAATGCAAAGACAACAACAGGATTAAACACTGTTTGGGATCCACATTTATCACGTTATTCCACCTGTTTAGGTGACAGAAAAGAGGATACAGTAATACTGCCATGTTTTTATGAAGCACATACCCTTGTCAAATCAAGCTCGGATGTTTCCAAGTCAAATGGTGAGCATTATTCAAAGTCATTTGCATTCCGTGCAATATTATGACAGGCTATAACGAGTTGAGTTGCATAATCTCAGAGGTAAGAAGGGGTGGTAATCCAGCCCAGATCATTTTGCTTGATTCAGCTTCAGAGTTCACCTTCTGCTCTCATTCTGAAGGCTTGTTCCCTGAAGCAGGCTGTCGCAGGTATTCAAGACTCTCTCATTCTGAGTATGCAAACACACAGGgactgtacactcttagaaaaaagggatccaaaagggttatttggccATCCCCAAatgataaccctttttggttccagttgGAACTCTTTCAGTTTCCATGTAGaaacctctgtggaaagggttctacatggacctgaaagggttctacctggaacaaaaaaggGTAATAAacagataataataataaacagataataaacagaagcagcagcgtatgtgatgacaGTTAGTGCAAAAATGGTCAAggcagatagtctgggtagctatttaaTGAACTATTTAGCTGTCTTATGGCTTCAgggaagaagctgttcagggtcctgttggttccaaacttgctgtgcggtagcagagaaaacagtctatgacttgggtggcttgagtctttgacaatttttagggcatttctctgacaccgcctggtatagaggtcctagatggcagggagcttggccccattgatgtactgggccatacgcactaccctctgtagtgccttgtagtTGGATACCAAGCAAtcccataccaagcggtgatgcagcaaGTCAAGAtattctcgatggtgcagctgtataactttttgaggatctgaggtgcccatgccaaatcttttcaggttCCTGAGGGtgaagaggtgttgtcgtgtcctcttcacgactgtgttggtgtgtgtggatcaTGATAGATCCTTACTGATGTGGAAaggaggaacttgaagctcttgacccgctCTACCACACCCctttgatgtgaatgggggcgtgctcggccctccgtttcctgtagtccacaatcagctcctttgtcttgctgacattgaggatAGAGCCATCTCATACATACTGTATGCCATCAACAATCATGGCCCCATTGTGTAACAACAAGGTCAGAGTTCACCTAGGAGTCCCCACACAGAGCTTCCCTAGAGCCTCACTTTGCTGTATCCCACAATTAATGATTGATGTGAGGGGATTTCCCCAATAGATGTGTCTGTAGATCTGCTGTCACACAGGGTGCACATAGCCTATCCAGCCACCAGCCGTCTTCTGCTTCTCTAACGTTTATTCATGTATTGAAATAAATCCCTTCTTCAGAACAGGAGCGAGGCTGAAAGCCATGACAAATCCTGGTATAAATGTAAAACTCAAGAAGCAAAAGTCCATGTGTCAAGGTGTCAGATTACAGATTGATCTTTGTAAAGTGAAAGCCCAGTGATTCAAATAAATTGATCAAGAGGAGGAAATACatacataaataatacataaatacatttaaaaaattacaAAGATACATAcatctttgtaaaaaaaaatctgacataaTCCTTTACAGGCAGGTAAACATGATAAAGTATGATTTCCAAACAAGCAAATATCATAACATTTGCCATACAATCCTACAATCCATTTTAGTACGGCAGTAATAGTGATAGTATTTCAGTTTCAACACATAAAATGTTGACCAGAGAGAAAGTAATGAGGACTTTTCATCACAGGCACCCTGCTGAGTTAAGATTGAACTATGTCGACATTAAAATTGGTCTCAAGATATCCACCATCCTTTATTAACATGAGACGGGACAAGAGGGAAAGAAAGTCATTAAAAGTAAAAGATGCTTCAAAGTGCTTGTCCCCCGTTTAGGATACAAGCCAAAGATTTTAACTTAAGGCAGGGGTGTCAATCTCATTAATCCCCTGGGGGCCCCATTCGGTCAACAAGGTCTGGAGGGCTGCACTGAAAGTGTGTTATTTCCTCGCCTTCAAAATTTGCTAAATTTGTTTCACAAAAAACACTGTTCAGATTTGTTTTTTGTCATTTTAAAGTATTGTTAGTCCccccatacatttttttttttattatattttttataaattatattatttgtctttttttttttactcaatgtaacggctttctaatggtgaaggagagtcggaccaaactgcagcgtgtctattttgattcatctttaataaacaaacgtaacacacaacaaaacactaacactacaaaacgaaaaccgaaaacagcctatacaagtgtctactaacctctaaccaggacatcaagacacacaggacaatcacccacaatacaaccaaagaatatggctgcctaaatatggttcccaatcagagacaacggtaaacacctgcctctgattgagaaccacttcagacagccatagactctcctagaacaccccactaagctacaatcccactatacacacattccaaaataccaagacaaaacacaccacaatacaaaaactctatgccacaccctggcctgacccaatacatgaagaaaacacaaaatacttagaccagggcgtgacagaacccccccccctaaggtgcggactcccgaacgcacctcaaaacaaatagggagggtccgggtgggcgtctgtccatggtggcggttccggcgcgggacgtggaccccactcaattaatgtcttagtcccctctcctcgcgtccctggatagtccaccctcgccgccgaccatggcctagtagtcctcacccagaaacccactggattgaggagcagatcgggactgaggggcagctcgggactgaggcagctcgggactgaggggaagctcgggagtgagagga
The genomic region above belongs to Oncorhynchus nerka isolate Pitt River linkage group LG18, Oner_Uvic_2.0, whole genome shotgun sequence and contains:
- the LOC135561566 gene encoding protein TUNAR-like, encoding MSNAMFLLMLCKTGLRGKLQTFPGKMVNTAICDEETGMQDKEGTEESILAMLGIIGTILNLVVIIFVYIYTTL